Within the Staphylococcus argenteus genome, the region TGTGAGAGTTGCATCGCATGATTTTGAAATTGATGCACATCACTCACTTGATGATTCATACTATAAATGGCACGCATATGTTGATAACCCGTCGTTGTTGTATTTGGATTAGAATATGCGATACGTCCTTTAAGCACAGATTGCAACAAATCTTTATAACCTCGAATGGCAATATCACCTTGTAAGTCTTTGTTCACCACAATAACTGTAGGCATTAACAGAAAACTGGTTACATATTTATTGTTTGATCGATAATCATCTAGTTGTTGTGTGACAGAACGATCTTGATAGGGTACAAAATCCTCTGGATGATCAATCGTTTCTGATAATACACCCCCCATAAAGACATCACCACGTTCAGAAAGTTTCTCTTTATGTAAATTCGAAAGTAATACTTGTGTAGATCCTCGTTTAATTTCTATTTTGACGCGTTCTTGTTTTTCAAAATCATTTAAAATCGGACGAATTAAATTTGCTGGATACGGGGAGTATACGGTTAATACGTTCTTTTCTGTTTCTGAATGATGTGTAT harbors:
- a CDS encoding extracellular solute-binding protein, encoding MKLKIYTLLLFLIFLAACSNTHHSETEKNVLTVYSPYPANLIRPILNDFEKQERVKIEIKRGSTQVLLSNLHKEKLSERGDVFMGGVLSETIDHPEDFVPYQDRSVTQQLDDYRSNNKYVTSFLLMPTVIVVNKDLQGDIAIRGYKDLLQSVLKGRIAYSNPNTTTTGYQHMRAIYSMNHQVSDVHQFQNHAMQLSQTSKVIEEVAKGKYYAGLSYEQDARTWKNKGYPISIIYPTEGTMLNVDGIALVKNAHPHPKRKKLVQYLTSRSVQQRLVAEFDAKSIRKDVTEQNDRSIASLKNIPLIPKSKLPNIPHHKFLEMIE